The Biomphalaria glabrata chromosome 7, xgBioGlab47.1, whole genome shotgun sequence region gagagagatggtaaacaaacagaaaaagacAGAGCAGAACAGAAAAACGAAAGAGAACGAGCGATTTAGGACAAACGAAGGATAAAAAGACTACATCTCCTTTCTTATTCTCCAAGGTTTAGATAGCTCTTCTTGAttcaaatagatctactagctGTCTATTTGTATGTCTTTCATAAAGCAATACACTTAACTGTCTAGCGACAATAGCTACAATTCAAATCGAGAacacaactagatctagctagatctatctagatcaagatcagCCACCGTAGTAAGCCAGACTTGGCTAAAAATTTAAACGCagtcttataaaataaaaacaagttgaTAAAAGGCATCTTAGAACAGAGTTAATCTTGTATATTTAATCTTATAATCTCTTCATTAGAGATTGTCATCTAAGGGCCTAGCAAGTAAATAACCATGaatatctaaatattttagTAACAGGTGTACAGAATATATACATATTGATAACGCTATGTAATTTGACACATTCATGAACcattttttcacttttcagaGCCATAAAATCAGATTTCTAAATCATTCTTCTTGTATTagaaagaaattattattatctatttgGCATCAGTGATCTTTCGATATACAGTGACCCGGATGTTGTTGAGAAtcaaaagtttatattaaaaacccCCAACAGCAGATAATGATGGGGTAAATAATGGCATACAATTAATCTACACATAGATTCAAAGCGAGCTTATATTTATAGTGAGTCGAGGGACCAAACAAAAGTCCATTTGAAGTTTTCCTTTTGTATATGGTGTTAGATTGTACGAGTTAAAGAAAGAATAGTAataaccagggccggatttaattATTTGGAGGCCTAGGGGCGTGTATTTTATGGATGTCCTGCAATTTTTCATAGGCTGTAATGAAGATctacttatgaatgaaaatacttattTCTAAAAACATGCAATATTTTAGTGGAAAAGTTTGAGTAGATATAATCtcaatttccatttttttttaaatatttaatacacatattttagttttaaaagtgtatattttttagtttgtggatggtaaggcccttggtagacGCAAAGTCGTAAATCCTCATTTGCATTGACGCCTTCCAAACTTGCTATAAGCGTACACGTCTTAATCACGACATTTCAGCCAGACGTACAatggcttgaaaaaaaaaaaacagaaaaaaaaaacaaaaaaaaaaacaaccttaaaaagtttctgacccgtcgaaattcgGATATATTTGTGTAGGTCCCCTTGCTTGTGGATCCAGTTTGGGCTGTGGCCCAACTTGCCCGCCCTTAAATCTGGCCCTAATTATAACATCATCACAGTATAATAAATGTTATACCCACAGCGGTCTCCCTGTTATATGCTAAATTTAAACAGTGTCTCATGTAACAATTTCTCTAGTTTGAGGTGTGAGTGTGTCCTTAATGCAAACccctagccccccccccccactagtaGCCCAATATTTTTCTTAATCATGTATCACAAATCTTATGAGccatcaaaccttttttttttcttttttgcaaCATTAACAATGAAAAAATTGCCAATCAAAGGGGTATAATAAAGTTCTTTTTAGCTATTTtgcatgtttttattatttcccCTGAGATCCtttgaaacaataaaaagggtTTCTCTTTCAAGTTCACTTTGAGAGACTGAGAGGGATTGtgttcatgggcgtagccaagattTCTTTCGGAGGAGGTTAGATTTTCCCCACggccttttatatatatatatatatcaatgtgGGGGTGGGAAAGTATGTAATGAAGTTTTATTACATTCACACCCTTCACTATTTCGTAAGACgcttattgtaccctagaataggttcttcctagAGTTAGTTAAGAGAATatcaacaaaattaaagcaatatATGCAATAAGAAATTCCACTCATTTCGAGGGGGGGTGTTGAACCCCACCCCTTGGCCACGCCCATGATTAATCTACCAATATCCTTGCCTTCATTAGCTCGAGCACTGCATCAAGCTTCAGGTTTGACAAAGTGTAAataagaaggagcatttgtacaaatttgtcccagcTTATGGAACGTGGAATTTGCCTTCAAAACCGTACAAGGGGCTCAATCACGTTTTGTCAACATCTTTCTTGATACGGCATTCAAATCTAGTAAAGTTACACTTTTAGTCCATGCGGTCTCTATGCCAGATGTTGTAAACGTGACCTCCAATGTaatgttcatctgtttctgtcgcccacggttaacgaaggggtcatgtggccagcatagcaaccaaccgcctttacttttccccaaccaatgttaAGTCCCTGTTATGTGCGCAGCATTGCGTGAATCTGggatggtgcgaatgcgtgctgaaagagttagagagagagagaggatttAGATATGGAGGAAGGAAGATTTAattgacattttattatttgttgtacaAAGATTTAAGTCATCATTATATACTATACATACGATTCTGTTTGCTGTATGATTAAGAGTCTCATCTGCTCGTAACATGTGGCCCCACTACATTTAAAGTCCTAATtatatactatacatacaattcTGTTTGGTGTATGATTAAGAGTCTCATCTGCTTGTAACAGtcccataagagctgggtggactcagaggcacacAAAGATTTcgatattaaaaatcccagtcttcatgaggatttgaacccggaaccatcctgttcggaagccaaatgtTTTACTACTCAGCCATTGCGTTTCCTATCCAAATCTCGAAGCCGTGCATTTCTGGGCCGTCGTctgttctttctctttccttgtggACTCCAGGCGTGGGCTAGTCTTGTGAAGCTGGATGCTTGCTGTAGGCGAGAGCTAGTTTTGTGATGCTGGATGCTTTGCTGTAGGCGAGGGCTAGTCTTGTGATGCTGGATGCTTGCTGTAGGCGAGGGCTAGTTTTGTGATGCTGGATGCTTGCTGTAGGCGAGGGCTAGTTTTGTGATGCTGGATGCTTGCTGTAGGCGAGGGCTAGTCTTGTGATGCTGGGTGCTTGCTGCAGGTGTAAACTTTCCACCGCCAGCGACTCTTCATTGTCTTCATttggctgctgctttgttcttagCCACTGAGCTTCAATAATGATGAAGATATTTAATTATTCTTTTGAAATCCGAATGCTGAAGCAGAGTACAGTATGTTACATTGATAGGTTCATTCTACCTGACCTAAATATTTAGCACATTATGTTTCCTAAAATATATTGTCATTCTTTtagttttctaaacatttaaaactaGAAGGTTATCTATGCACCATTGGTAAAATGTGTTAATTGTTGAATGATACTGATTTTCGTCACCTGCAATAAGGCCAATGATTGCTGTGTCgtcagcaaattttatgatGGGAGTGTCAGCTGATAGGCTCTGAATGTCATTGTTGTAAAtggtataaaatatttttgacagAACGCACCCCTGCGGCGCTCCAGTGCTAACCTCTCTCGTGCCTGACATGTATCATGCGATGTGGTTGGATGGTGCTGAATGCGGATGAAAAGTCGACAGATAGTTATCTGGCGTAGTGTCTCTGAGTATCAAGATGATGGTATAGACTATTCAGCATGAATAGTATTACATCTTCTGTACTTCTTGACGGTTTGTAAGCGAACTGGTGTGTGTCAAGACGTGTGTTCTGTCTGACTTCTTTCAgtagatgttttaaaatcattttctccAAACACTTGATTGGAATTAATGTAAGTGCTACGGGACGTAGGTCCTTGTTAGAGACAACGgtcttctttttattgttaatatcttgttttttaatttacttctGAATCATTTTTAACGTTGTTTTAATGCCATTGAAAGCCGGACGAGTCTGTTAGCGTTATGTAGTAcgatataataaggcttgtcttcgagttcgaagattaattaggaatgcagtatttttcGTCGCtaagcagccccagctgtgacctacatattttgccacttccaGCACAGGCATTACGCCGGAGATCgattacatttttctttctccATCTATACATAGTATGCGATTAAGGCTCAAGAGCCGCGTATGACACTCGCCCGGCGCACCGTGGACTGTTTTGGCCGCCTCTGGAGgtaaatggacaaaaaaaaacgaaagaaTTTCttcttaaattaataaaaaaaaaaacgaaattcacactcttatagatctataatattttaGTTGATTCTCGATCTAGATATCTATCGACAATGCCGGTCTTCTGCCTCCTCTCTAGTTAACTATATCATTAGtatttagaaagaaacaatactgATAATGTTCattctaaatataataaaagttttaattttttgttgtttgtggAATGTGTAGAGGACTAAAACTATAGCTTCTGAATAATCTAACTATTCATCTAACACAAAATTAGAATTAGCGTTATATCACTTTTGTagataagatattttaaaacatgtattattatttttttatttttttttgcaggtaAGGGAAGTAAGCCAACCATAAGATGGGAATCGCAAGTGGTCTCCGTGACTCGTCTCTCTTGgctaaactttgttttttaataatctttattgccaACGTGGGCAGGTACGTGATCCTGGCACACAACTGCTATTTCTACCTActcctattaattaattattcatttttagaCCAATCTCACTGCCGTTgctttcagtaaaaaaaaaaatggagtgcAGATAACATAGATTAGGTTGCGTGTCGAAGTGTTATACACCAGGGAGCCCAATGACTCTTCAgcctcattttcttttttggggTGTGCTTTCATAGCTTTTGATCAaacaagatcatctgcaagccATCAGTTGTTTAGTtttggagttgtttttttccaagaTGAAAGGGGTTCGGTGGCTtagcgataaagcgcttgggttctgaaccaggggtcccgggttcgaatcctctcgaagaatgggatttttaatttcgggatctttgggcagctctaatgagtacctgacataagttggggaaactTAAAGGCtgatggtcgttgtgcaggccacattttttttttacatgttttaagttatcctccatgactgcgagccagttggtccgcggctgtttatttaATATTCACAGCAAACCCTTATTTCTAAGGGTCTTTACCTTATCCGCCACCTTAGTAAAAGGTGGTAGCCTGCCCAAGAAGGGAGGATAATATACAAGATTGattcaaaagcttccccttaaGTTTACGATAAGCACTCCACTGTTAccagaaaataaattgatgcagattatatttttgtttctcggttaaatttttttcaaacccatttttttttttatttgacaactttgaaatatatattttgtggcAATTTTGTCTCTAGTCATGTGTAAACGTAGTCGTAATTGCCAATGCTATGTATGATTACTTCTAAGTTAGTGGTACTGCAGAATACTTCAACCAAACATATTTCATCCCTAGTAGTAGGTAGAAAGAACCAAAGTAAATACACTCTGTACCAATTAGATCTGGCATGCGAAAAAGTCATTATAAGTTGAAGGATATTTTTCTTGTAGAAGCTAGAAATAAGTAATTATTATTGAATACATATAACAAATGAAAGTACTTGCCGCAGACTTTTAAGACCCCATCTTGGGAAGCACTGAGTGTTCACAGCTAAGGacacaaatcttatcttatcttatataatacagacgttacttcaaaaaagaagatgattaggtcctatgcgtcatgaatttagtcatgcatattaaccaattctgacaagtcactggttttcctatctagctcaggcaacccattccatgctctaatagcattagagAATAAGGggtatttgtacaaatctaaCGACTAAGGACATAACTAGAATTTAAAACGTATCATCAGTATCCCATAAGTCAGCATTAGTTAAAAGGTCATTGAAGCTAAATCGTTTCTTCGTTCTCTCGTTCAGCGCCCATCGGTTCATCCCAAAAGTCAATACGTTTctgataaataaaaagttactATTGTACATTCTTTGATGctgatctaaatatttttttttagttggataTCTTTCACCACCACTTCCTGGGGCATCACAGATGACAAATATTACACAGGAATTTGGAGATTTTGCAATATGGGCGATCCGAACAATAAATACTGCGCAATGCTGGATGGCTTCGCCAAAGGTAATTCTGCTTGGTAATGATAAAACCTTTACCTTCACTTAATCGTATTTACCCTAAGAGACAAGGACAGGTTAAGGCCCATGGAGCTAATGGGACACCCACACAGGATTTACCGACCGTTTCTATCCAGTTTTCTCATTCTTTTGATGACTGGAATCTCTTTCACTGTTGCCTTGTTCCCATCGtttctcttcttttccctggtactgtgccctgaaggaaggtctttgagaaCTCTGATGATCTCGAGCTATGGCTTAAGTTTGAGTTGCCTTCTTCCCATCGtttctcttcttttccctggtgctgtgccctgaaggaaggtctttgagaaCTCTGATGATCTCGAGCTATGGCTTAAGTTtgagtttgtctttttttttttttgacagtggtcagcaAGTCATCAGGGGGACCAATAGCCTTTTTAACCATGTTTTGGATTTCCTTTGCAATGCAGTCTTTGTAGGTggtacctaggatccttctatcCATCTCAGTTCTAGGGACTTCTTCTCTAATTCTTCAGCAAGCCTCCATGGGCCTACAAAAATGTGATTATGACCCATTAGCGCATCAGTCGGAGTTTAATGCCGAGGGCTATACATTGTCTAACACTATCTCTTGAACTTTGAAAGTGCTGCTGCGGTCTGTGCAATTACAGCCGATAGTTCAGCTTATATTCATTGGTCTGAAACAATAGTTCCGTGGTATTTaaaacttctgacaccaatatttttaaaataaattacttaAGTCCATTTTATAGCTTTATTCGTCATTTGCTGTACTTTTTGCAGCACTGATTAGCACTTAATAGCATATCcgttttaaatcctttttttttgtggtgagCTCAGAATAATATTGCAACAGTCCTTATAAGTCCATTTCTACCCCTCCAATATGTTTCAGTTTGGTTCGGAGTTTTCCAAGCGTTTGCTTGTATTGGTTTCGCTGGGCTGAATGCCTCATGCTTGATTATCGCACTTTATATGTGTGGAGGCAGTTGTCACAAGAACTCTGAGACGGGCCTCTGTGCTTCTGTGTGCTGCATATTTACAGGTAAGTTGTGACTGAAGCATGACAAAACAGTACTTACTTCTATTATAGCAATGTATCTTCTAACtaagtggttcccaaactgtttcactcggaaccctagtgtttcgcGAGGCCTGAACAAGTGTTCCGCGAACTATTGTTGTAGGTTaaacacgtgaattaatctctctaaaaaaaataagcattaTTATACTAAACACATGCGCAGTGTTCCGTTAACGAAacggtttgagaaacactgttctagCTTTGTGTTTTAATGTTTAACCCACAATTTAATCCACTGTTGTTCATCGGTCGTTGATTTGTAGTTCTAAACAGCACACAAGCCATTCTAAGCGTCTTTAATTCGTACTGTTATCATTTTGAAAAGACTTTAGTATTAACAGAATtaactttctctcctaactgacaatacaagcgttgattccaccagaatgtggtaaataattacggagagaaagagttaaaatacaattgttatttataaaaatgcatAGATTCCTTT contains the following coding sequences:
- the LOC106072297 gene encoding uncharacterized protein LOC106072297 — protein: MGIASGLRDSSLLAKLCFLIIFIANVGSWISFTTTSWGITDDKYYTGIWRFCNMGDPNNKYCAMLDGFAKVWFGVFQAFACIGFAGLNASCLIIALYMCGGSCHKNSETGLCASVCCIFTAIFWLIAVIIFGAKFEDDSDVSLNGSKRLGFSFGLAVASLGLELIVGVLMILVSRKL